In Amaranthus tricolor cultivar Red isolate AtriRed21 chromosome 5, ASM2621246v1, whole genome shotgun sequence, a genomic segment contains:
- the LOC130812974 gene encoding leucine-rich repeat extensin-like protein 6 has product MMKILQTLTIYSFFFLSFPSLSHQQYTTSPLFENPRLKNAYIALQAWKKAMTDDPYNFTGNWVGYDVCSYKGVYCAPSIDDAYVKTVAGIDLNHANIAGSLVKELGLLTDLSLFHLNSNRFCGCIPYTIKNWRLLYEVDISNNNFYGDFPEVLLFLPHLKFIDIRYNQFNGPIPSKLFDLNLDAIFINNNNFTSTFPQNLGNSPVSVIVLANNNLQGCIPSSISKMSKTLNEIILEGSGLKGCLPSEIGELTQLNVLDVSYNELSGSLPASIGNMKNLEQLNVAFNMFSGKIPESICNLPKLENFTYSYNFFTEAPYKCLKLKSKDDRFNCLPDIPNQRSPSDCNVFNAYPISCGTACYVY; this is encoded by the coding sequence ATGATGAAAATCCTTCAAACTCTCACTATATACTCCTTTTTCTTCCTTTCCTTCCCGTCTCTGTCCCATCAACAATACACTACTTCACCTTTATTCGAAAACCCGAGGCTTAAAAATGCGTACATAGCCCTCCAAGCATGGAAAAAAGCCATGACAGACGATCCATACAACTTTACGGGTAATTGGGTCGGGTATGATGTTTGTAGTTATAAGGGTGTTTATTGTGCTCCATCTATAGATGATGCGTACGTTAAAACGGTTGCGGGTATTGACCTTAACCATGCTAATATCGCTGGTTCTCTTGTTAAAGAACTCGGTCTTCTAACTGATCTATCTCTTTTCCACCTTAATTCAAATCGTTTTTGTGGGTGTATTCCTTACACTATCAAAAATTGGCGATTATTATATGAAGTTGATATCAGTAACAATAATTTCTACGGTGATTTTCCCGAagttcttctttttcttcctcatcTAAAATTTATTGATATTCGATACAATCAATTCAATGGCCCAATTCCTTCAAAATTATTTGACCTAAACCTTGATGCAATTttcattaataacaataacttcaCCTCCACGTTTCCTCAAAACCTAGGTAACTCACCTGTTTCAGTCATTGTACTAGCAAATAATAATCTACAAGGTTGTATCCCTTCCTCAATTTCGAAAATGTCCAAAACCCTAAACGAGATTATTCTAGAAGGTTCTGGATTAAAGGGTTGTTTACCTTCTGAAATCGGTGAGTTGACTCAACTCAATGTTCTAGATGTTAGCTATAATGAACTATCAGGTTCTTTACCAGCTTCCATTGGTAATATGAAGAATTTGGAGCAGTTAAACGTTGCGTTTAACATGTTTTCTGGGAAAATTCCTGAGAGTATTTGCAATTTACCTAAATTGGAAAATTTTACTTACTCTTACAATTTCTTTACTGAAGCACCATACAAGTGTTTAAAGCTGAAGAGTAAAGATGATAGATTTAATTGTCTTCCTGATATACCAAACCAAAGATCTCCTTCTGATTGTAATGTTTTCAATGCTTATCCTATCAGTTGTGGGACCGCGTGCTACGTTTACTAA
- the LOC130812975 gene encoding cathepsin B-like protease 2 has product MASSLLRLTILLLVVSPLVSAEESVPELKLNSNLLQDSIINSINANPKAGWKAGTNEQFSDYTVAKFKSILGARKTPESEKKNIPLVHHERSLNLPEEFDARTHWPQCSTIGRILDQGHCGSCWAFGAVESLSDRFCIHYGLNISLSVNDLLACCGFLCGSGCNGGTPIYAWRYFVHHGVVTEECDPYFDTTGCSHPGCEPGYPTPKCVRKCVTGNQLWRQSKHYGANAYRVRKNTYQIMAELYKNGPLEVAFDVYEDFAHYKSGVYKHLTGEYLGGHAVKLIGWGTSAEGEDYWLVANQWNRSWGDDGYFKIARGTNECGIEEDVVGGMPSPKNLFKVSDDAAGYDSA; this is encoded by the exons ATGGCTTCTTCTCTTCTCAGATTAACAATTCTTCTTCTCGTAGTTTCCCCTTTG GTTTCTGCAGAAGAATCAGTCCCTGAGCTGAAGTTGAATTCCAACCTTCTCCAG GACTCAATAATTAATTCAATAAACGCAAACCCAAAGGCTGGATGGAAAGCTGGCACGAATGAGCAATTTTCCGATTACACG GTTGCCAAATTCAAGAGCATCTTAGGTGCTAGAAAAACCCCAGAGAGCGAAAAGAAGAATATCCCTCTCGTACATCATGAGAGGTCCTTGAACTTACCGGAGGAATTCGATGCTAGAACACACTGGCCTCAGTGCAGTACTATCGGCAGAATTCTTG ACCAG GGCCACTGTGGTTCTTGTTGGGCATTTGGTGCTGTTGAATCTCTTTCAGACCGTTTCTGCATTCATTACGGCTTG AACATCTCGTTATCAGTCAATGATCTCTTGGCTTGCTGCGGGTTTTTGTGCGGATCTGGATGTAATGGTGGAACACCCATTTATGCCTGGCGCTATTTCGTTCACCATGGTGTTGTCACAGAAGAG TGTGATCCATACTTTGACACCACTGGTTGCTCCCACCCTGGTTGTGAGCCTGGATACCCTACTCCGAAATGTGTGAGGAAATGTGTGACAGGCAACCAACTCTGGCGACAATCAAAGCATTATGGTGCAAATGCCTACAGAGTAAGAAAAAATACGTACCAAATCATGGCTGAACTCTACAAGAATGGACCACTAGAGGTGGCTTTCGATGTTTATGAG GATTTTGCTCATTACAAATCCGGGGTTTACAAGCATCTAACAGGGGAGTACCTTGGAGGACATGCTGTGAAGCTGATTGGATGGGGAACTTCAGCTGAAGGAGAAGACTATTGG CTTGTTGCAAATCAATGGAACCGAAGTTGGGGTGAT GATGGATACTTTAAGATAGCAAGAGGAACAAATGAATGTGGCATTGAAGAAGATGTTGTGGGTGGCATGCCTTCTCCCAAAAACTTGTTTAAGGTGTCTGATGATGCAGCTGGTTATGACTCTGCATAA
- the LOC130812976 gene encoding uncharacterized protein LOC130812976 yields MGGVTSSMAAKFAFFPPNPPSYKVVKDQTTNLMVLEPYPHRENVDILKIPTRRGTEIVAMYVRYPMSTSTLLYSHGNAADIGQMYELFIELSIHLKVNIMGYDYSGYGQSTGKPTENNTYADIEAAYKCLEENYGAKQENIILYGQSVGSGPTLDLASRLPRLRAVVLHSPILSGLRVMYPVKRTYWFDIYKNIDKIPLVKCPVLVIHGMADDVVDFSHGKTLWELSQEKYEPLWLKGGSHCDLELFPEYIRHLKKFVSTVEKPPSQRHNISRRSVDKPENSRKSIDCYDASRKSTDRREKPRKSIDRPEKLRVHDYKASSINKLEKLNIPFEQLERSRRSVEYHDKSRKSVDLQFEKGRRSVDWVDRIRAV; encoded by the exons atgGGAGGAGTAACATCTTCAATGGCTGCAAAATTTGCATTTTTCCCACCAAATCCACCTTCATATAAAGTAGTCAAAGATCAAACAACAAATTTAATGGTTTTAGAACCATACCCACATAGGGAAAATGTTGATATTTTGAAGATcccaacaagaagaggaactgAAATAGTTGCTATGTATGTTAGGTATCCTATGTCTACTTCTACTTTGCTCTATTCTCATGGAAATGCTGCTGATATTGGTCAGATGTATGAGCTTTTTATTGAGTTGAGCATTCACTTGAAGGTTAATATCATGGG GTATGATTACTCTGGATATGGGCAATCGACGGGAAAG CCCACAGAGAATAACACATATGCTGATATTGAAGCTGCATACAAGTGTCTTGAAGAAAACTATGGAGCTAAGCAGGAAAATATCATTCTTTATGGTCAATCTGTTGGTAGTGGGCCAACTTTAGATCTTGCCTCTCGTTTACCACGGTTAAGGGCCGTTGTTCTTCATAGTCCTATACTTTCGGGCTTGAGAGTCATGTATCCTGTTAAACGAACTTACTGGTTTGACATTTACAAG AATATCGATAAAATCCCATTGGTGAAGTGTCCTGTTCTGGTAATTCAT GGAATGGCTGATGACGTTGTGGACTTTTCTCATGGTAAAACATTGTGGGAATTAtcccaagaaaaatatgaaCCTCTGTGGCTCAAAGGAGGAAGTCATTGTGACTTGGAACTTTTCCCGGAGTACATCCGGCATCTCAAGAAATTTGTATCCACGGTAGAAAAGCCTCCCTCCCAAAGGCACAACATCTCACGAAGAAGCGTTGACAAGCCTGAGAATTCTCGGAAGAGCATCGACTGTTATGATGCTTCAAGGAAAAGCACCGACAGAAGAGAGAAACCGAGGAAAAGCATAGACCGGCCTGAGAAACTGAGAGTACACGATTACAAGGCCAGCAGCATCAATAAGCTTGAAAAGCTGAACATTCCTTTTGAACAGTTAGAGAGGTCTCGTAGAAGTGTTGAATACCACGACAAGTCTCGAAAAAGCGTTGATTTACAGTTTGAGAAGGGTCGACGAAGTGTGGATTGGGTGGATAGAATAAGGGCCGTCTGA